The nucleotide sequence ACCACCGTGTGCCCAGCCTCGGCCAGCCGCGCAGCCACTGTGCCGCCTCCTGCACCTGAACCGACGACGATATATTCTGCTTCCGCAACCTGGTCCATCAGCACCTCAAACAATTGGCGATCAATGCTCGCGGTTCTTCATACTGATCAAAATGAACGCGATATCAAGACCATACAGAGCCTTCATCCGCTGGAGTCTTCTCGAAATCAGTTCAGATTGTTACTTACAGCATGTTAGGCGTTGTGGTACAAAGTACACCTTCACGGTTCGTTTGACTTGGCCACGTCGAACAGATCGTGTCTTCTACATATCCAGATCCGGAGGGCCGCATGAGCGTCCTGAAGCGTCTTGCGTGGACAGTCGTCGCTCTGATTGTTTGCGCTCTGGTAGTGGTGTACTTTCTTATTCACCCGATCATCCTGTTTCATCCCAAGGATGAAGCAATGCTTGCCGGTCGCACGGTCGCTTCGTTCCCGGCTGCGGATGAAGATTACTACCACGATATGGACGGCGCCATCTCCCTGTCTCCAGAGGAGATTAAAGGTCGCAACATGTGGATCGCGTGGACTGGAGGCGATGATCGCCTATGGGACACGCTGGCCACCACCAGCTTAGGCACGCTCGATTTTCTGAAGACCATCTCTTCGCGTCCCGGGTTGAAAGCATCCCGCAGCAATCGGTGGAACTATCTGGGCCTGGTGAATGAGCCTTGCTACGTCCAGCCGACTGGTCCAGATCCTAAGCGATATGGCCTGTGGCTCGACACGCGCGATCCTGCGTGCGGCCCTGACCCTTTTGAAAATGAGGCGAAGTATCCTGGCGTGAAGCTTGGGGCTCGAGGAAAGAGCCTACCTGCCGGTTCATTTTACGGATATGGAACCGGCATAGTTGGTCTCAGACTCTTTCCCAATCCTGCGTTTGATGAAAAAGCGGCGAAGCGTTGGGATCCTGAACGGTATTACAACGATCCGAGCTATTACAACGACAAGAGCCTTGTGCGACCGTACCGTGTGGGTATGTCGTGTGGCTTCTGCCATGTAGGTCCGAATCCATTGAAGCCCCCGGCCGATCCAGAAAACCCCAAGTGGGAAAACCTGAGTTCGAATGTTGGCGCGCAGTACTTCTGGATTGACCGTATCTTTGCGTGGCAATCGGACATGGGCAGCTTCCCGGTGCAACTGTTTCACGCGTCGCGACCGGGAACACTGGATACATCGCTCATCTCCACGGACAACATCAACAATCCACGCAGCATGAACGCGGTCTATGACCTGCCAGCGCGCATGGCAGCAGCGCAGCGCTGGGGACGTGAGACGCTTCGCGGCGGCGAACAGGACAACAAACAGCTCAATGACTTCATTTCCGCGGGCCCGCTGACGAACTTCTACCAGGCTCCCGATCTAGTGGAGACCCCTCGTGTGTTGAAGGACGGTGCCGACTCTGTAGGTGTTTTGGGCGCACTGAATCGGGTGTATCTCAACATCGGACTGTATAGCGAAGAATGGACCAAGCACTTCCGTCCGCTCGTGGGCGGCCAGGAAGTAAGCCCGATCCAGATCAAGACAGCAAACGAGAAGTCAATCTACTGGCAGGTGACACAAACACAAACTCCGAACATGGCGCTGTTTTTCCTGAAGAGCACCGCGGGTCATCACTTGAAGGATGCACCGGGCGGCGCAGCTTATCTGACGAAGGATCAGACCCAACTTGAGCGTGGAAAGACTGTGTTCGCGGACCGTTGTGCACGCTGCCACTCCAGCAAGATCCCGCAACCTGCTCCGGGCCTCGATCCAAATGGCTGTTCAGGAAAGGACTATCTGAATTGCTGGAACAAGTACTGGGCCTGGACAAAGACGGATGACTTCAAAACGAAGATGCAGGCGATTGTGCATCAGCCTGATTTTCTGGAGAACAACTATTTATCAACGGATCAACGCGTACCCGTAACGCTCCTGAAGACGAATGCGTGCAGTCCCCTCGCCACAAATGCGATTGCAGGCAACATCTGGGATAACTTCTCGTCGAGCACCTATAAGGACCTTCCATCCGCTGGAACGATCACGGTCTATCACCCGTACACAGGAGAGCCAAGCCAGTATGTGCTTCCCGCGGGTGGTCGTGGCTACACAAGACCGCCATCGTTGATCAGTGCCTGGTCAACCGCGCCCTTCCTGTTGAACAACAGTGTTGGAAATTTCGATCCGAGTCCATCTGTTGAGGCGCGTATGCGATCGTTCCAGGACTCGATTGAAAAGATGCTGTGGCCGGAGCGACGCGACAAAGATTCTCTACTGCCAGATAAGCTGCCTGGTGCGATCGATCGAACGACACAACAGAGCTTCTTATCGGTTCCGGCAGGCTTCATACCTCCAGAGCTGAGACCTCTTCTGAGTCCGGGAAGCAGGATTTTGCCTGCTGTATTTGGTGAAGAGTCGATTCGCATCGGCCCTATTCCGACAGGGACGCCTGTTGATCTCCTTGCGAATCTGGATCTGCTTGGGGAGGGTGTGAGCCCGGCTGAACGGCCGGCGCGACAGGAACGTGCCGTTCGGCTCCTGGTAAAGCTGAAGCTTGATCTCGCGAAGCTTCCCGCGGGAGCAAGTGACCAGCAGGCACAGCAGGTGTTCGCCAATGTATTGCCGGAGATGCTGGCACTTAGCAAATGTCCGGATTACGTCTCGAACCGTGGCCACTACTTCGGCACAAGCTACGCGAAGGAAGAGCCAGCACTGAGTGATGACGACAAACGGGCACTTATCGAATTCATCAAGACGTTCTGAACGCAATACAAGCGGGGGCAAAAAGCTAAGTCGTCGACTGAATTGGAAGCGAGGGTAGTATGACTGTAACTACGGCGCCCGCGTCCTTGTGATTTGTGATGCAGATGGTTCCACCGGCGTGTATGCAAAGAGCCTTGCAGATGGAAAGGCCCAGCCCGGTTCCTCCGCTCTTGCGACTGCGCGATGCATCCCCACGGTAAAACGGGTCAAAGAGATAGGGCAGATCCGCTTCCAGAATGCCCGGCCCATAATCTCGAAATCTCATTGAGACCGATGCGTCGGTGTGCTCGATACTAACCTCGATGGTCGAGGCCTCGGGCGCGTGTTGAAGCGCATTCATCAGGATGTTTGAACAGAGAAGCAACGCGTCTTCGTGAGCCATGGCGATAAAGGCTGGGGTCGACAGGTTTTGCCGCGTCACCGAGACATCCTTCAGTTCTGCAAAGGCTCTGGCCTGCTGGATGCTTTCGTCGAGTGCCTCTAGCAACTCGCAGGATTCGGTTTCGGCTTGTGCGCTCTGCTCAAGTCTCGCCAAAGTGAGCATCTTGCCAACGGTGGCCTCGAGCCTCGCGATGTCCTGCGTCACGGACGCTAAGCCCGATTGATATTCCTCAACGGTTCGTTGTCGCAAACCCAATAACTGCACAGACGATTTGATAATGGCAAGGTCTGTCTTCAGCTCGTGTGCAGCATCACTTGTGAAGCGTCGTTGTTGCTCGAACGACCGATGCAGTCGTGCAACGGTCTTTTCAATTGCTGAAGCGAGTGGTTGCAATTCCGTGAAGTGCCTACTGCTTTCTGGCGCGAGAAATGCCCACCGTTCCGTGTCAATTCGATCAGCCTCCTCGGCGAGTTCACGAATCGGCAATAGGAACCGCTGCACGAGCCAGGATAAACAGAGTGCTGTGATGCCCAGCAGTGCAATGGTAGCGATCGCGAAAAATCGTGTCGCTTCAAAGACAGCATGCCAGGTGCGCCCTTCCGGCATGCCATATCGAACGACGACATGG is from Terriglobus sp. TAA 43 and encodes:
- a CDS encoding cell wall metabolism sensor histidine kinase WalK, which produces MDANLRATSNALFGAVQEADTENGSVKLDARGIAIPEQAIYSVIADDKQTLGSQGDMPAFPQNPASVAKVRVHRRPYRFYTLQGQRTIDPQSPRAIVHHVVVRYGMPEGRTWHAVFEATRFFAIATIALLGITALCLSWLVQRFLLPIRELAEEADRIDTERWAFLAPESSRHFTELQPLASAIEKTVARLHRSFEQQRRFTSDAAHELKTDLAIIKSSVQLLGLRQRTVEEYQSGLASVTQDIARLEATVGKMLTLARLEQSAQAETESCELLEALDESIQQARAFAELKDVSVTRQNLSTPAFIAMAHEDALLLCSNILMNALQHAPEASTIEVSIEHTDASVSMRFRDYGPGILEADLPYLFDPFYRGDASRSRKSGGTGLGLSICKALCIHAGGTICITNHKDAGAVVTVILPSLPIQSTT